The DNA window GTAGCTTCGAAAGGGAACAGGGGCCGACCACCATGAAATTCATATGCATCCATAAAGATCTGGCGCAGTTGATATTCCTGGGTGTCTCCAACTGTTACCTCGTCCGTGAACGCGACGGTTTTACGCTGGTGGACTGCACCATCAGCGGTCAGGCGGCAAAGATTATCCAGGCCGCACAAGAGCTCGGCGGCAGCATTCGCCGCATCCTGCTCACGCACGCGCATGTCGACCACATCGGTTCGCTGGACCAGTTGCATGCGCAGCTCGGTACGGTGGACGTGGCCATCTCACAGCGTGAAGCGCCCTTCCTGCATAAGGATCTTTCACTGCGTCCCAACGAACCGCAACAGAAACCAAAGGGCGGTTTCCCTGGCGCAACCACGCGGCCCACGCACACCCTCACAGATGGCGAACTCTTCGGCTCGCTCCGCTGCATCGCCACGCCCGGCCACACACCGGGCCACTTCAGCTTTCTCGATGAGCGCGATGGAACACTCTTCGCAGGCGACGCTCTCACCAGCATCGGCGGCCTGCATCGTGTCACAGCGCCACCGTGGTACTTCCCGCTCACAAAGATGGCCACATGGGACGCTGCGCTCGCCGAAACATCGGCGCGACGCCTGCTTGAGTACAAACCGAAAGCCATCGCCACAGGCCACGGCAGGTTTATATCCAACGGCGCAGAAGAGCTCAGTCGCTTGTTTGGCTAGCTTGACCGCATCTGAAAGACATGGGCTAACGACCGTCATTCTGGCGATGCGAAAGAATCCCGACGACTCCAACCGCACCAACACCGCAAACCCCTTCCAGCCACCAAACCGGGTGTGCCGGGTGCCCCAGGTTCGCGAAGCTAACCTGGGCTATCGCGCCACGCGCGATCAAACGGTCTGAAAGACCGTCCGCCAGCGAAGCTCATACGATCAAAGGCCGTCATTCTGAGCAAAGCGAAGAATCCCGACGAACCCTCCTCCTGCCAAAGCCGCCACAAGCTTCCAGCCACCAACCAAACCAGCTTCGCAAAAGCGAAGCTCCAACGCGCAAAGCGCGTCTTCTTTGAAGGGGCACGGCTTCAGCCGTGCCATAAAAAACCCAAACCAAGAAAACCGCGCGGCCAAAAAGACAAACAGGAGTATGAAGCAAATCCCGCGCGCCCTCAGAAGATCATGGCTGGCACCAAGCCAAAGCCATCAAGAGCACTGTCAAGCCCCCAACCAACCCAACTCCAACAAACCAAAAGAAATAGAGTTGGCAGGTTATTTCCCCCAAACCCACTAAAATAGAAGCAGAACAGAAAAGGGCTGCGCGAAAGCGCAGCCCTATCTCCTTTAGAAAGACGATTCTACCCCTAACCCCAACAGAAGGACGATTTTACAGCCCACTAAAACCCTAACCCCAATCAAAAGACGATTTTAGAAAAACAGGGGGAGGGGGTACCCCAACGCCGGAGCCATCCAGAAAGTTTGTGATACTCCAGAAGACATGCGGTTTCTCGGCCTCGTTCTCCTCGCCAGCCTTTCCAGCCTGCACGCGCAGACGCACAAACCAGCCGCGCGTGGCCCGGAACCAACAGGCCCAACTGCTGTCTTTGACACCTCGATGGGCCGCATCGCCTGCCGCTTATATGCAAAGCAGGCGCCCAAAACAGTGCAGAACTTCATCGACCTGGCCGAAGGCAGGAAGGACTGGCACGACCATCTGAACCTCACCGTCGTGCACAACACACCGTTTTACGACGGCACGGCAATTGCCGGTATCCCTGACGGCATCCGCGGTGGCGACCGCTACGGCGGCGGCGAGGGCGACGCAAACGGCTCCATCCCGGAGGAGAAGATTCCCGGCGTAACCTTCGACCGCCCGGGACGACTCGCCATGGCCACGCATGCAGGCGAGATCAACTCCTCCTTCTACCTCATCACCCTCCACGCGGATGACGAGTTCGACAAGGGGCATCGCGGAGCCATCTTCGGTCAGTGTGACGATGCAGGCGTCGCCGTGGCAGAGAAGATCTCCCACGCCATGCTGGAAGTGGGCAACCGCACCACCAAGGCCATCGCGATCAACAAGCTCACCATC is part of the Terriglobus sp. RCC_193 genome and encodes:
- a CDS encoding MBL fold metallo-hydrolase, producing MKFICIHKDLAQLIFLGVSNCYLVRERDGFTLVDCTISGQAAKIIQAAQELGGSIRRILLTHAHVDHIGSLDQLHAQLGTVDVAISQREAPFLHKDLSLRPNEPQQKPKGGFPGATTRPTHTLTDGELFGSLRCIATPGHTPGHFSFLDERDGTLFAGDALTSIGGLHRVTAPPWYFPLTKMATWDAALAETSARRLLEYKPKAIATGHGRFISNGAEELSRLFG